The genomic window ATCGGAAAATGAAACTCCACTGTACTACATTTTCAACATTAACTCCAAAGATGGATTTATCATCGTTGCTGCTGATGACAATGTGATCCCTGTTTTGGGATACAGTTTTGACGGGCGCTGGGACGAAACGGAATTACCACCGGCATTTGACCAAATGCTCGATGTTTTTGAAAACCAGATCCGGACAATAATTGAGGAGCAGATTGAAGGTGGAGTAGAGGTTGAAGCGCTTTGGGAAAAATATGGGAATTTTAATCCCAATCCGGAAAAATCAAAATCGGTTTCACCACTTCTTACGACAACCTGGAATCAGAACCAATATTACAATGGTATGTGCCCTGTTGATATCAATGGCCCGGGCGGGCGAGCCTATGCCGGTTGCGTAGCCGTCTCGATGGCGCAGGTGATGAAATTTTGGGGGCATCCCACCCAGGGTAGCGGATCCTACTCTTACACACATCCCGTTTACGGAACACTGTCAGCCAACTTTGGAGCGACCACCTACAGCTACAACCTGATGCCAAATTCCATTTCGGGTTCTAATTCGTACATTGCCCAATTGCTTTATCACTGTGGCGTTTCGGTATCAATGAACTATGGCCCCTACGGCTCAGCTCCAATGGGGACTTACTGGGATCTGGATATTACCAATGCGCTGAAAAATTATTTCAAGTATTCATCAAGCGCTGCCTGGGACTGGAAGGTGAATTATTCCAATTCTACCTGGATCACAAAACTGAAAAACGAACTGGATAATGGACGCCCATTAATCTATTACGGCTGGGATGGTGGCACGATGGCTCATAATTTCAACTGCGATGGCTACCGCAGCACAGACAATTACTTCCATTTCAACTGGGGCTGGGGCGGATGGTACGATGGCTATTTTCCAATTACTAACCTTACTCCTGCGCAAGGATATAGCTTCACGTATTACCAGGGAGCCATTTTTAATCTTACACCAAATACAAATCCAACGGTTTACT from Bacteroidales bacterium includes these protein-coding regions:
- a CDS encoding C10 family peptidase, encoding MKTRISTLGTVLLVTLALNLFAERIEKEVAEQIGKNYYWEASRDSKTLKYDEITLNLFTTKSENETPLYYIFNINSKDGFIIVAADDNVIPVLGYSFDGRWDETELPPAFDQMLDVFENQIRTIIEEQIEGGVEVEALWEKYGNFNPNPEKSKSVSPLLTTTWNQNQYYNGMCPVDINGPGGRAYAGCVAVSMAQVMKFWGHPTQGSGSYSYTHPVYGTLSANFGATTYSYNLMPNSISGSNSYIAQLLYHCGVSVSMNYGPYGSAPMGTYWDLDITNALKNYFKYSSSAAWDWKVNYSNSTWITKLKNELDNGRPLIYYGWDGGTMAHNFNCDGYRSTDNYFHFNWGWGGWYDGYFPITNLTPAQGYSFTYYQGAIFNLTPNTNPTVYYDFGDAPTPYPTLSANNGACHQVPANPTVYLGYSVDTEPDGQPHINCTGDDTDILYPPVNDDEDGVIFPAIVYRNTINTITVVASSTGYLQGWLDYNQNSLWGDPGEQVFTNYPLLPGANVLQVNIPSTANTGWTYARFRFSSVMNLSFTGSAPNGEVEDYFIRINEPTPQGFDFGDAPDSYQTMLASNGARHFYVPGLFLGNGIDLEPDGQPDPMAMGDDLNNTDDEDGVVVQNTLMAGPGGFIYVIASNYG